The Longimicrobium sp. genome includes a window with the following:
- the mutS gene encoding DNA mismatch repair protein MutS, whose product MASEDTPLMLQWREVKARHPDALVFFRVGDFYELFNEDAVEGSKLLDLTLTSRNNGGSKAPLAGIPAHALETYLRRLVAAGRRVAICDQVEDPALAKGLVRRAVTEMVTPGAVFSDSLLDARRNNFLAAIAGDAAGEGSVGLALGDLTTGEMSVRRLAWEELPDALGVFQPAEILLPRTWELFPIPGAAGVTRTYRPDWLFDARAAAEELGRHFRVANLAGYGFEPGDEPLVAACGALVAYLAEVQPAGFGGLRAPRIERPGHVMVLDEMTRRNLELVETLRGAGTQGTLLSVLDEAQTPMGGRLLRRWLLAPLVDVAAIGARLDAVGELVGSEAMRRGVRDALGEVRDLERLAVKVGSGRANPREMLALAASLGRIPLVRDALGEAKAPMLRALLDGLDPLDEVRERIECTVAADTPVSVADGGVVRPGCHVELDELREVRDGAVDFIARLQARERERTGINTLKVGFNRVFGYYLEVTRMNAERVPADYMRKQTLANAERYFTPELKEWEEKVLGAEEKIVALEARLFAELREAAAAEVPRIQAVAERVATVDVLAALAEVAVRRDFVRPEVDGGFTLEVRGGRHPVVETMMPREDFIPNDVRLDQDARVMILTGPNMAGKSTVLRQVGLIVLLAQVGAFVPARYARVGIVDRIFTRVGASDNLVRGQSTFMVEMNETAAILHGATARSLVLLDEIGRGTSTWDGLSVATATTEHLHEAVGAKTIFATHYHEMTRLSNRLPGVVNFSVAVREVGDDIVFLRRLVPGGADRSYGVEVARLAGLPESVVARAREILRELETAAAPAPPQPRHEPELQLGLFGPPVHPAVEKLRGVDVNRLTPLQALNLLAELSEKARG is encoded by the coding sequence ATGGCGTCCGAAGACACACCGCTGATGCTGCAGTGGCGCGAGGTGAAGGCGCGCCACCCGGACGCGCTCGTCTTCTTCCGCGTCGGCGACTTCTACGAGCTTTTCAACGAAGACGCGGTCGAGGGCTCGAAGCTCCTGGACCTGACGCTCACCTCGCGCAACAACGGGGGGAGCAAGGCGCCGCTGGCCGGCATCCCCGCGCACGCGCTGGAGACGTACCTCCGCCGCCTGGTGGCCGCCGGGCGCCGCGTGGCCATCTGCGACCAGGTGGAGGACCCGGCGCTGGCCAAGGGCCTGGTCCGCCGCGCGGTGACGGAGATGGTGACGCCCGGCGCCGTCTTCTCCGACAGCCTGCTGGACGCGCGCCGCAACAACTTCCTGGCGGCGATCGCGGGCGACGCGGCGGGGGAGGGAAGCGTGGGGCTGGCGCTGGGCGATCTGACGACGGGGGAGATGAGCGTGCGGCGGCTGGCGTGGGAGGAGCTGCCGGACGCGCTCGGCGTCTTCCAGCCCGCCGAGATCCTGCTGCCGCGCACCTGGGAGCTCTTTCCCATCCCCGGAGCGGCGGGGGTGACGCGGACCTACCGCCCCGACTGGCTGTTCGACGCGCGCGCCGCCGCCGAGGAGCTGGGGCGCCACTTCCGCGTGGCCAACCTGGCCGGCTACGGCTTCGAGCCGGGCGACGAGCCGCTGGTGGCCGCCTGCGGCGCGCTGGTCGCCTACCTGGCCGAGGTGCAGCCCGCCGGCTTCGGCGGCCTGCGCGCGCCGCGCATCGAGCGGCCGGGGCACGTGATGGTGCTGGACGAGATGACGCGGCGGAACCTGGAGCTCGTGGAGACGCTGCGCGGCGCGGGGACGCAGGGGACGCTGCTGAGCGTGCTGGACGAGGCGCAGACGCCCATGGGCGGCCGCCTCCTGCGCCGCTGGCTGCTGGCGCCGCTGGTGGACGTGGCGGCGATCGGCGCGCGGCTGGACGCGGTCGGCGAGCTGGTGGGCTCCGAGGCCATGCGCCGCGGGGTGCGCGACGCGCTGGGCGAGGTGCGCGACCTGGAGCGGCTGGCGGTGAAGGTGGGCTCGGGGCGCGCCAACCCGCGCGAGATGCTGGCGCTGGCCGCCTCGCTGGGCCGCATCCCCCTTGTCCGCGACGCGCTGGGCGAGGCGAAGGCGCCGATGCTGCGCGCGCTGCTGGACGGGCTGGACCCGCTGGACGAGGTGCGCGAGCGCATCGAGTGCACCGTCGCCGCCGACACGCCCGTTTCCGTGGCCGACGGCGGGGTGGTGCGCCCGGGGTGCCACGTCGAGCTGGACGAGCTGCGCGAGGTGCGCGACGGCGCGGTGGACTTCATCGCCCGGCTGCAGGCGCGCGAGCGCGAGCGGACGGGGATCAACACGCTGAAGGTGGGCTTCAACCGCGTCTTCGGGTACTACCTGGAGGTCACGCGCATGAACGCCGAGCGCGTGCCCGCCGACTACATGCGCAAGCAGACGCTGGCCAACGCGGAGCGCTACTTCACCCCCGAGCTGAAGGAGTGGGAGGAAAAGGTCCTGGGCGCCGAGGAGAAGATCGTCGCGCTCGAGGCCCGGCTCTTCGCGGAGCTGCGCGAGGCCGCGGCGGCCGAGGTCCCGCGCATCCAGGCCGTCGCCGAGCGCGTGGCGACGGTGGACGTGCTGGCCGCGCTGGCCGAGGTGGCCGTGCGGCGCGACTTCGTGCGCCCGGAGGTGGACGGCGGCTTCACGCTGGAGGTGCGCGGCGGCCGGCACCCGGTCGTGGAGACGATGATGCCGCGCGAGGACTTCATCCCCAACGACGTGCGGCTGGACCAGGACGCGCGGGTGATGATCCTCACCGGGCCCAACATGGCGGGCAAGTCCACCGTCCTCCGCCAGGTGGGGCTCATCGTCCTCCTGGCGCAGGTCGGCGCCTTCGTTCCCGCGCGCTACGCCCGCGTGGGCATCGTGGACCGCATCTTCACCCGCGTGGGCGCGTCGGACAATCTCGTCCGCGGGCAGAGCACCTTCATGGTGGAGATGAACGAGACGGCGGCGATCCTGCATGGCGCCACCGCCCGGTCGCTGGTGCTGCTGGACGAGATCGGCCGCGGCACCTCCACGTGGGACGGGCTCTCGGTGGCCACCGCCACCACCGAGCACCTGCACGAGGCGGTGGGGGCCAAGACGATCTTCGCCACGCACTACCACGAGATGACGCGGCTTTCCAACCGGTTGCCGGGCGTGGTAAACTTCTCCGTCGCCGTGCGCGAGGTGGGCGACGACATCGTCTTCCTCCGCCGACTGGTTCCCGGCGGCGCGGACCGCAGCTACGGCGTGGAGGTGGCGCGGCTGGCGGGGCTGCCGGAATCGGTCGTCGCCCGCGCGCGGGAGATCCTGCGCGAGCTGGAGACCGCCGCCGCCCCCGCGCCGCCGCAGCCGCGCCACGAGCCGGAGCTGCAGCTCGGCCTCTTCGGGCCACCCGTGCATCCGGCGGTGGAGAAGCTCCGCGGCGTGGACGTGAACCGCCTGACGCCGCTGCAGGCGCTGAACCTGCTGGCGGAGCTGAGCGAGAAGGCGCGGGGCTGA